CTCCTTAAGAGTAATCCAGAGCAGTGACTTCTTTGTTTTAACAGAATTTTGGCTTTCTGTAGTCAGAGAAAACTTCTACCtatgtgaaaaaggaaagaacctGAGGCAATGTTTAAATCTTGTGCTGACTTCTTGGAGTCAGTAACTGGTATTCTTTGATCCCTAGTTGCTCAATGTACTTTTAACCAATATGAGATCAAGATGCAGTAAGTATCTGATTTCTTCCCACACATCTACAGCTGCATTTAGATGGCAATCTGTAGAACAGAACTACTGGGaatcaaacatttattttaagcacaATGGCTAAGAGCTAGTGGAAGGATTTACATTATTCTGCTGCCCTCAGTGAGAACTACCTGGTAAAATCAGTTCCTTGTGCAGTAGCTTTTGTGAATGGGCTTTTGCTCAAGTCTTGAGGTATATTCAAAGattatgtttgttttccccctGTCACAGGTGCACTTGTGACTGCCACTGATTTGCCAGAACTGCTGGGAAACCTTCAGCACAACGTTctccaaaatacaaaattgaAATGCAAGCACCAGCCTCGTGTTAAGGAATTGTCTTGGGGAATCGATCTCGAAAAGAACTTTCCTAGGTCTTCCTGTCACTTTGACTATATTATGGCTGCTGATGTAGTTTACCACCATCCCTTCCTGGATGAACTCCTCCTAACTTTTGATCACTTGTGCAAGAATGACACTGTTATTCTGTGGGCTATGAAATTTAGGCTGGACAAAGAGAACCAATTTGTGGGCAGGTTTCAGTCACTGTTTGACTTGGAGGTGGTCTCTAATTTCCCCAGTTTGAACATAACCTTATATAAGGCAATGAGGAAAGGCAGGATGAAAACGAGACCCTCCAAACTGATGGTCTGAAAGAGAGATACAGGGAGGTGACAGCttcagctgttctgcagcttgttctctttttaataatttccatgTTAGTAGCTGCTAACACCTGCATGAATGACATTTTTAGAGACAGCTAAAACAAAGCATCAGATTCCTAGTGCATCCCTAATGAATTCCTAAATTCAATTTGCCGATAGTTTTatacacagaagaaatgtaTCTTTGATGTTTCCTTGACTTTCATGTGCTAAGCTGACAACACTAATAACTTTCACAAGTCTTACCATTATTGTTACAGGTGTGTAATGAATATTTCCAATAGCTTTCAATTGCAGCTTTGAATGGTGTCTTATAAGACCAACTAATCATTTAAAACTTAAGCCTATGATAAATCTTTGTGTTTAGAAGCTGTGGTGTTAAATCTGATCTTTCCCCCTAGTCACTATTGTGTAATTCCTTCCTTTGAATAGCCTTTATAGGACATTAAATTAGCTGGGAATAAAACCCACCTGGGAAATATACTGTCATAATGAAGGGACAGAATATATTAGTTACCCTTTGATTTAATgattatgctttttttccccttccatttttcatttagatCAGGGATTCTTCAACAGACAGCCACACACATGAGGCAAGAGGGAGTTAAATGTTTTGTTGCTTGAACAAAGGTCTTGGATAAGAAGAGTACAGCATATCACCAGCTGACCTTTGCAAAGACCTTAAATTCTTGGAGGTCTGCTCCTCCAAAAATAGACTGTTATCTGCACCTCAGGGAACAACAATGGGAAGATGACAGTGGCTATCAAGAGAGGATCTTTGCACTGCCGGCTCGTGGTGTCTAGAGGCAGAAAACTAAACCAACCTGACACGTAGCTGAGGAATGGGTAggcttaggttttttttttttttgtagtatggacagacaaaatacttttctcctAGTTGCTCAGTATTGTGTTGTCAGTGGTCAGATTAATGTCCTTGAAAGCCTATGAGAGAACTTTCTTTTGGGaagattaataaaattattctctgcACACCCCATATTTTCTGATTCTGTCTGTAATTGAGTGTGAGAGACCTCCAAGTCCCTTGCAGGCTAGAGAAGCAAACTCAGCTCATGTGCTAATGTCCAGGCAGAGCTTTACCACCTCTGTTATAGCAGACGATTGCTCTAGTAATATGAGGTCTCTGGGGGCTGTCAGTCTTTGCCTTTTTAGTTCCTATTTGTGTGCCCTCCAGGAGTTTTTTATGCACTGTCAGATCTGAgcattttttttatgatgaCTTCCAGAACATACTAGTGGTTGTACCTTTTCTCGTGACAGAAGCATGTTTCTTAtttgctctgctgcctggcGCAAGTATGGGGCAGAACTATGGTAAATGACTGGTGTAACTGGAATGTACTCTTACTCCCAGCTGAACGTTTGGTTTCTTGGGACAGAGTTTCCTGGCATTAGAGGTGAAGCAGTGCAGAGAGCAAGCTGCCAAGCTATTCCAGTGGGAATGATGTGAAAGGAGGTGCTGAAGAGAATTTGGGGGGGGCGGAGGATGGATGAGGATGTGACAGGTGGGACCTGGAGTTGGAGGGCGGACTGCAGAGAAAAGGTAGCTATAGAGAGAAGGTAAgatggaggaagagaaagagacgTATCACTGGCAATAGCAGTACTGACTTCAAAAAGGGTTAGGAACCATAGCACAAGAGCAGACCATCTCCCTTGCTACTGACTATAAGGGGGACATCCTTGGTGAGCCACAGAGGATGGCTCTGTGATAATACTAGAGCAATCAGTGTGTCTTAGCCCAGGACAGCAAAATGAGAACAAAGCAAGCCAAGTACATTGACTCTACTATCTGGCTGTCCTGCTGGGAGATCACATGTGAGATTTTGGCTTGGAGGTTATTAATGAAAATCTTCTAATCCTCATCTGTTAGTTTCCTGTGACAAGGTTTGTAGGTAGAAGTAGCATCTTTTATTTAATCAAGCAGTATAGCTAGAAAATTAGACTCTATGCCAGCTGATATGGAGTGTTACCTCTACTTACAGATGTTATTATGCTTATGTCTGTAGACAATTACAGCTGTAGAAAAACACAGCTACAGAACGGAAATACGTTTTCCATACTGTGTAACAGAAATAGATTAGTTTAAGTGAATAAAGAAATGAACATGGTTCTGTGCCATTTCCAGatttcctctccctgcttccttcctccttaCTTACTTGCAACCATTAAATCCACTGCAACAGAAACTAATCCTTGCATCCTAAAGGGCATCTCTGTTTACAAATGTTTCATGGATAAATGGATTGGCACTGCAGTTAATGGGTAACAGTGAAAATATCTTGTGAACTCCAAAGTGGTGAAGGctaaagaaggaaaggaagactaCAGCAAAGTAGTTAAGTGTGATCACTTTTAAATAGCTGTTCTGCCTATTAGCCATCCTGTTTGGGCCTCAGGCTGTCCCCAGCTGAGCTTCTGCTGAAGTCAACAGGAGATGTGTTTGTAGAATGGATCCAGGACTGGGTCCTTTAGGCCCAACAGCTTGTTAACGTTTACTGTAACGTAACATTAGTCCTCTTTCTCACAAGTCTGTCTAGCACCACTGTGTGAAGCTTCCTGGGAAAGCTCTAGGGACTGACTGCTCTATTGTACAGCTACCTTTTGTCCTCTGGTATGACGGGCAGGTTATTAACCATGACCAATGGAGGGTGAGGTTGTATGTAACATTTTCCTACagtttatttctgctctttgaGAACAAGTCTCATACGAATGTCAAGTATTGCTGACTCCTCAAGTCAGTCATAACTGTAATAATAACTGATTCTTTGTtctaatatttcaaataaagaaTCAAGTTGTCATTCAGTGCATTATGTTGCTAATACACATGGCATTTGTATCCATAGTTTGTGAAAGGTGGAGTGAAAAAAACGTCAGTTCAGTTTGTGTGTGAAAGAGCTCCACCTATGAGGAATGCCAGAGAGGCTGCCTAAGCTGGTAGGCTTTTACAGTGTCTTATAGAGTGTTATGGTAATCATACTAACTGAAGAGATAAACTGGGATGTATGGTGTGGATTCAATTGATTCCTTGGATTATCCGTATTCCAACTTAAGAATAATTTAttgggaaaaaatatgtttaagtaACTTGAAGTTTTTGGTTAGAATTTCCACAAACAATATGCTTTTCAAATGCTAATGTTTTCAGGAAGGGTTCTTTTTGTATAAAGTATATATAAAGTCATTACAGTGATTTACTATGCTGCTTATTATATAACATCTTCATCAAGGTCTTTTACAAATAATTGCCTTTTCCTTCCTAGAATTAAAGTAACAAACACTTTCAACATTGTATGGTTTCCATATGGTCATACCGAGTTTTTGGCGCTGTCTTGTTGAATCGTGATGTTGTAGCTCTGAGTGATTTGGCATCATTTGCATTATAAAACCCACTGATTTGGGCTTTTGCCTCTTATAACAGCTGTAAGAAAAAGATGTAGCCCTgaacatttagaaaaaacacTCAAATGACAATACAGATCTACTGTGCAAACCTCCTTTTCATTTAGAAGCAGTAATGGAGGCCCAGCCTAAGAAATGTGACTGCCAAAAAATACTCAGATAACTACTTTGTTCCCATTCCATCAGGACCTCCAAGTCCTCTTCTGCATAGGTCTTTCTAGCCAGTCAGCTCATGGCCTGTGCTGTTGCATGGTGTCATTCTGTTGGAATTCATGTCAGCCTATTCCTTCAGCCTGTCAAAGTCCctctgagcagcagctctgcccttaTCCCAGTTTGGGGTCTTAACAACATTTCATTTCAATGTATTTAATCCGTTgcccaggtcactgatgaaaatGCTTAATTATATCAGTCTCTGTCCTGATCGCACCTGCATCACTCCTACAGGCTGCTAGCTGGGCTTTGAGCTTTTGCTCGCTACCTTTTGAGTCTAACAGTCCACTCATTTTTTTAACCACTTTGTAGTCCATTCGTCCAGGCTGCATCTCTACAATTGATCTACAAAGCCTCTATGGGAAAAAGTGTGATAAAATTGatcaaagaaaaatcaaattgtATCCATTGTATTCTGCTCGTCCACAGGACCAGTCATAGACAGCAATTAGCTTGTTCAGGTCCTCAGCAAATTTGTATTGGTTGTTTGCAAACATGTGCTTGGAAATGTCTTCCAGGAGGGTTTGTTGCATAGTCTTCCTGGGGACTGAGATGAAGCAGACTGGACCATAGTCCTCTTGAGCATCTCTCTAGTCCTTTCGGGATATGGGCTATTATTTGAGTTTTTCCAGCCATTGGGAACCGTCTCTGCCTGCCACCTTTCATATCTGATAGACAGCAATCTTACTATAGCATCAGCCAGCAACCTCGACATCCTCAGAAGCATTCTGCCCATTCCCATGGACTTGCGTATGCTCAGTTTACTCAAGTGGGCCCCACCTCAATTGTCCTACCCTACTACTACCTCTTTCACCAAACTCTGTCACTAAGCACAGAGATATGGGAATCCTGAGAGTTGACCTTGCCAGTAAAGACCAAGACAAAGAAGGAAAGGATTAACTCAGCCTTTTTCATGTCCTGTGTCATTCAGTTCCCTGCCCCATTCAGCACTggatttgtattttccttttgttgttgaTGTCCCTATAAAACCCTTCACACCCCTGTCTTCTAATTGAGCTaaactttggctttcctaactcCACCACTGCATCTTTGAGCAACGACTCTGTATTCCTCCTGGGTAGCCCATCCCTGCTTCCACTTTCTGCGTACttcctttttcccattttagCTCAGTCAGGATATATCTCTTTTTCACAGTAGTTTTCTGAAGAGCTTGCTCAACTTTCTACATGGTGGGATAGACCAAGCTTCTTTGAGGAGGTTGTTACTGAAGATCAGTCAGCCCCTTGGCCCCTTTGCTCTTCAGGGCAGTCCACAATGGGATCCCACCTACTGGTTCCTTGAGCAGTCTGAAGTGTCCTCTCCTGAAATCTAATATCTCTTTTCTGCTCTTGCCTTCCTCACTTTTCTCAGAATATTCAGCCACCATCTCAGGGTTTCTGCAGTCAAGGCAGCCACAAGCTATCATATCCCTAACCATTATTTACAAGTAACAGAGTCAGCAGACTTCTTTCCCTATCTCTCCTAGCACTCCAGAAACCTCTTGAATTGCTTGCAGTGTTGCAAATTACCTTTCCAATGTGCATCAGCGTTGGTTAAAGTCCTTTGTGAAAACCAGGGACCATGATCCTGATGCTTCCTCAGACTGTTTAAAGAAGGCTTTGTCCACTACCTTGTCTCTACCAGATGGTCTGTGGCAGATGTCCCTGTTGGTCTCCCCTCTGATCCTCCCCAAAAGCTCTTGGGTAGCCCACTGTCTCATAGGTAGAAGGGTGTCATGTATTTGAACCTCTACCTCACACAGAGTGCAAATCCAGCCCCCCATGTCTTTGTCCTCTCTTCGAggcctgcagagcacagcactgcaattgCACTGTTTATCTGAAAGACAAGGGTCTAAAATATACCAGCGTGACTCTATTACTATCTCTGAGGAAAAATGGTTATTGGAAATAGAGAGACGAGTAAATCAGGATTACTTAAGAGATGCTGCAGACTTTTAGGAGCTATCCAGACGTAAAGTCTGAATGCACTGAAATCCTGAGCACTCATGTTCTGGGAGGTCCATAATTACATGAGTTTGCTATGGAACATTATTCATCAATTGTTAGATACGATCAATCTCTAGTATCAGATTATTGCATTATTGAATTACCCAGATTATATATTAtcagattattattattattattactacaaATTAGCCATAGGCCATCTGTCCTCTGTGTTATTGAGTCTACTCACATTCCTTTCAGGCTTGAAAGCAgttcatgaaaacagaaaatgttattgCTCTCATGATGCCTGTGATTATTACACCCATGTgtgcagcagtggctgctgcacTCCGAGGTGCTCAGCCTTGGCAGCAGAGTAAAAGGGTCATTAGATACTGGCTACATTCCTGCCAGGGGTCAATCACCTTACAGTAGCATTAACACTTCTGTGTTAATTGGTAGAAGTGTTTGGGCACTCTGGGTAACTGAACAGATTTCTTGATGGTGGAGGAGACCGTCTTTGTTTGGAACACATGATTTCTTGTGATTTCTTCTACTGAtctctcaaaagaaaattattagcAATGTTCCCCAAATGGCCTGAACAATTACAAAAAGTGGTCCTGATGCCCTGACAGTGAAATCCTGGACCCTGTTGTGCTGCTGTAAAAGGTAAGAAAGTCTTGTGGCTTCATTTCAGTTCATTGAAGCTTGGACAGTGTTTTGATTTACAATGGAAAGACACAGATAGAGATAAACGACAAGCCTGGTTTAGAGGATGAGAGGCTATTGACAGAAAGGATACTTTCTTGGCCATTTCTGTCTGAAACGGGtgactctgaaaatattttaaagtgcaCTTCATCAGCACAGTCCACCTCTTTCCAGACTGCAGTGCTTCAACAAAGAAAGGAAGTTTTTGGGGAGTGTTTTAGTCTGAATTAAGATGAGAAGCCTCACAGTTTCAGAGTCATCTGGGGTTTGCGTGGTGAAAGTGAATGTCTGAGAGCCCTGTTAGTGCTCTGTGTCCCAAGATGGGTGGTACACAGCCCTCTAGCACAGATAACTAAAAGACTTTCACTCAGACTACTTGGTAGACAGACCCTCTTCAacttttgaaatctgtttttcctAGCAGCACAGTaggcaaataaataatttcaaagtgtGTTGAAACTGATATGTTCTGCAATACTGGTGTTTTGTACTGTAAGACAACTTTGTCAGAAGAGTCCCAGCTAATTCTAATTAGCAAAAGGTAGTGGGAAGAAATCTATTGAACAAGCTGTGCAGAAGGTTACAGAGATAAGAAATCATACAGAAATTATTGCTGAGCTATGTAAAAAAGCCAAGCTTTATTGAATAGCTGTTTTCAGCCTAGTGCCCATTTTTCAGTAAACTCGCAGCAGATAGTCCATAGAGTAGCCATAAGCATCTGAATAATAGAGGCACGGGAAA
The Phalacrocorax aristotelis chromosome 1, bGulAri2.1, whole genome shotgun sequence DNA segment above includes these coding regions:
- the LOC142052098 gene encoding protein-lysine methyltransferase METTL21E-like isoform X1, giving the protein MDLTSSHHNHLQNELIRERQEGEKEDEQIVAEIMRRRFFPALITHKAWEGFHFAGHEIRITEATDCYGAVVWPSALILCYFLETNSKQYNLVDKNVIEIGAGTGLVSIVASLLGALVTATDLPELLGNLQHNVLQNTKLKCKHQPRVKELSWGIDLEKNFPRSSCHFDYIMAADVVYHHPFLDELLLTFDHLCKNDTVILWAMKFRLDKENQFVGRFQSLFDLEVVSNFPSLNITLYKAMRKGRMKTRPSKLMV